A single Venturia canescens isolate UGA chromosome 1, ASM1945775v1, whole genome shotgun sequence DNA region contains:
- the ImpL2 gene encoding neural/ectodermal development factor IMP-L2, translating to MCDRNPLNVSSCFDSLKFTRGVLSRLNFDDHSPKAKKMQLYFVNCLVGFFVVVAATIPTASASLPSFLLKHSEKADMIDSEALDANEFNEPLMELTLDEIAEVELAKKKKKKKPMHFKKYVKVNLLEGADSTGFPLDYYEVEEGQSLILTCVINAYPQAAVDWVRGEDPKAGIKELEEKSIARASLGLDSNKLVSVRVKYVVDCVTQQHAGPIHCVGVSGDNQDYQSLNIVVKESKTGRKMCSPKVPRILPPVITHSLNGVFSLMKSTVVLPCAAKGFPKPTTRWIKLQDENGVSEMPESRFTVLKSGELIIKDLQWNDTTVYKCIAESIAGSDSIETFVYSLKDSNDRTERRTEE from the exons ATGTGCGATAGAAACCCCTTGAATGTCAGTTCTTGTTTCGACTCTCTCAAATTCACAAGGGGTGTTTTATCGAGACTGAATTTCGACGACCATTCACCAAAAGCTAAAAAG atGCAACTTTACTTCGTAAACTGTTTGGTGGGATTCTTCGTGGTGGTGGCGGCGACTATTCCCACTGCGTCGGCAAGTCTACCGTCTTTTTTGCTCAAACATTCTGAGAAAGCTGATATGATTGATTCCGAAGCGCTTGACGCAAATGAATTTAACGAACCTCTTATGGAGCTCACCCTGGATGAAATTGCGGAAGTTGAACtggcgaagaagaagaagaaaaaaaagccgaTG cattttaaaaaatacgtcaaggTCAACTTGCTGGAGGGTGCCGACAGCACTGGATTTCCGCTCGATTATTACGAAGTCGAGGAAGG ACAATCGTTGATACTTACCTGCGTGATTAACGCCTATCCCCAAGCTGCTGTTGACTGGGTTCGCGGTGAAGATCCAAAAGCCGGG ATAAAGGAGCTGGAGGAAAAGAGTATCGCCAGGGCATCGCTAGGCCTAGATTCGAACAAGTTAGTTAGCGTTCGCGTGAAATACGTAGTCGATTGCGTGACGCAGCAACACGCAGGGCCTATCCATTGCGTCGGAGTGTCCGGTGACAACCAAGATTATCAGTCGCTGAATATAGTCGTCAAAG AAAGCAAGACAGGTAGAAAAATGTGCAGTCCGAAGGTGCCGCGAATTCTCCCGCCAGTGATAACGCACAGCCTAAATGGGGTATTTTCTCTGATGAAATCGACCGTCGTGCTACCGTGCGCAGCGAAAGGTTTTCCGAAGCCGACAACCCGATGGATCAAACTGCAAGACGAGAACGGTGTATCTGAAATGCCCGAGAGCCGTTTCACGGTTCTCAAAAGCGGTGAATTAATCATAAAAGATTTGCAGTGGAACGACACGACCGTGTATAAGTGCATAGCGGAATCGATAGCTGGGAGCGATAGCATCGAGACGTTCGTCTATTCGCTG AAAGATTCAAATGACAGAACGGAAAGAAGGACGGAAGAATAA